The sequence GTTGCAGTTGGTGTTGTTGTCGCAGCCGTAGTAGTAGACCGAGAAGTCATTGCCGTAATACTCGACCTTGACGTTCGGATCGCCGACGCTGTCAGTGGTCAATTCCACCGTCGCGCCCTCATCCTTAAAGAAATCAGCCACGCTGTCGCCGGTCGTGGCCACAACATTCTGGGCCGCAGCCGCCCCCGGCAGCATCAGCGCCGCGCAGGCGGCAATTGCCTTGATAATATTCATTCGTGTCTCCACCAATAGTTTCGCGCGCCCCTGCACCGATCCCCCCGGCGCAGAAACTCAGGCCACCATCGCCTCTGCTTTCTTCAGGTCAACTGAAACCAGCTGGCTGACTCCCTTTTCCTGCATGGTGACTCCGAAAAGCCGGTCCATCCGCGCCATCGTCACCGCGTGGTGGGTGATGATCAAAAAGCGGGTTTCGGTCTGGCGGCACATCTCGTCCAAGAGGTCGCAAAAGCGGGTGACGTTTGCGTCGTCCAGCGGCGCGTCGACCTCGTCCAGCACGCAGATCGGGGCCGGGTTCGACAGGAACACCGCAAAGATCAGCGCCATCGCGGTCAGCGTCTGCTCGCCGCCCGACAATAGCGACAGGGTCGACAGCTTCTTGCCCGGCGGCTGGCACATGATCTCCAGGCCTGCATCCAGCGGGTCGTCGCTTTCGACCATCACCAGGTTGGCCTCGCCGCCGCCGAACAGATGGGTGAACAGCATGGCAAAGCTGTTGTTCACCTGTTCGAACGCCGTCAGCAGCCGCTCGCGCCCCTCGCGGTTGAGGCTGGCGATACCGTCGCGCAAGGTCTTCACCGCGCCTTCCAGATCCAGCTTTTCGGCGACCAGCGTGTCGTGCTCCTCCTGCACGCTGCGGGCGTCTTCCTCCGCCCGCAGGTTCACAGCACCCAAAGCATCGCGCTGGCGCTTGTAGCGGTCGACATCCGCCTCCAGGCTTTCCGAGGCCGGCATTTCGTCCGGCGACACGCCCAGCTTCTCCAGAAGGGCCTGCGGGGTGATCTGCTGCGCCTCAATGATCCGGCCCGCGGCCTGGGTCACCGCCTCCTTGGCTGCATCGCTGCGCGCCTCGGAGCGCGCCCGTGCTTCGCGGGCCTCGGAGGCCAGACGCTCGCATTCCCGCTCTTTGTGCACCGCCTCGCGCAGTTCGGCTTCCGCGGCGATCAGGGCTTCTGTGGCCGCAGACTTGCGTGCCTCGGCCTCGGAAATCGCCTCGTTCAGCTCTTCCCGCTTCTCCGCAATCTCCGCCGGGACCGCATTGGCCTCTTCCAGCTCCTCCTGCGAGGCCTCGCGGCGCTCCGCCAGCTCCTCGATCCGCTGCTTGGCGCTTTCCAGCCGGTGGCGCCAGCCCGACAGCTCCTTGGTCACCTCCTGCGCGCGCTTGGTGCGCGCCTCGCCCTCACGGCGCAGCTCGTCATGGCTGGAGCGGTGGGTCAGCATGGTAATCCGCGCGGCTTCGACCGACTGCTTGATCTCCTCGACGGCCCCGCGCGCCTGATCCAGGTCGCCCAGCTCGCCCAAGGCCTTCTGCGCCTCTTTCAGCTGCAGGCGGGCATTCAGCGCATCTTCCTCATGGCGGGAGACCGCAATGCCGAGTGTCTCCAGTTTGGCCTCCGCGAGGTTGCGGTCCGCCTCGGCCCGGCTCAGCGCGCGGGCCGCATCGGCCACCCGCTGATCCGCCACCCGTCGCGCCTGGCGGGCGTTCTGGTCGGCCAGCGTCACCTCGTCCAGCTTGCGCAGCAGCATTTCATGCGCGTCGCGGGCACCATCGGCCTTGGCGCTGACGCGCTCCATGTCCTGCTTCAGCGCTTCCAGCTTGTTGAGCTGCTCCAGCCGCAGTGCAGCGGCACTCGGCGCATCCTCGGCCCAGGCGCGGTAGCCGTCCCAGCGCCACAGGTCGCCCTCGACTGTCACCAGCCGCTGCCCCGGCTTGAGCTGCGCCTGCAGCCCGGCGGCAGCATCGCCATCCACCAGCCCGATCTGCGCCACCCGGCGTGACAGCGCCTCCGGCCCGGAGACAAACAACGCCAACGGCTGCACGCCGTCCGGCAGCGCCGCATCGTGGTCATAACCCGGCAGCAAGACCCAGCCAGTCGGCCCGTCCGCCTCTGCCAGCGGCGCCCGCAGGTCATCGGCCAGCGCCGCCCCCAGCGCCTTCTCGTATCCTGGCGCCACGGTCAGCTCATCCAGGATCTGGCCGCCCTCGGCGGTGTCGCGCTCCACCAGCTTGGCCAGCGCGGTGACCTCGGCACGCAGCGCGCCGAGCTCGCCTTCGGCCTCGGACCGCTGGGAGCGTGCTTCTGCCTCGAGGCTCTGGGTCTCCGTCCGCAGCTCGTCCGCGGCAGCCAGCGCCTCTTCGGCCGCCTCAGAGGCCTCGCGGGCCTCCTCCTCGGCCGTCACAGCGGCTTCGAACCTCTCTGCCGCAAGCTCCAGAGCCTTCTGTGCCTCGCCCTGCGCGGCGCGGGCTTTCTCCGCCTCGCCCTCAGAGCGGCCAAGCGCCCGCTGGCAGTCCTCGACCGCGCGCCGTGCGGACTGGTGCCGGGCCGCCAGGCGGGCGACATCCTCGGTCACCTGCGACAGGTGTTCCTCGCGCGCCTGCAGGATCGAGCCCGCATCGCGCGCCAGCTCCGCCACCTCGGCCAGCCGGCCGTCGTGCCCCTCGCCGGCCTTGGACAGCTCGCGCTGCTCCCATTCCAGCCGCTCGATGGTTTGACCGGCGTCGTTGTTCAGCCCGGACTCGCGTTCGATGTCATTGCCCAGCTGGAGAATCCGGCTGCTAAGCCGCTCAATGGCCTGGCGCGCCTGCGCCTCCTGATCGCTCAGGGAATCCCGCTGCACCACCAGCCGCTGCAGAACGGCGGCAGCAATCGCCTCCTCCTCGCGCAGAGGAGGCAGTTTTTCCTCAAACGTGCCGCGCTGCGCCGCCGCCGCGCGCACCAGCGCCTCAGCCTTTGACGCATGTTCGACCCGCACCCGCAGCTCATCCTCGGCCGTCAGCCGGGCCTCATCAGCCTCGCGCCAGCGTCGGTACAGAAGCATCCCCTCAGACAGCCGCAGCTTTTCGCCGATCTCGCGGTAGCGCTGCGCCTGGCGCGCCTGCTTGGCCAGCTGCGACAGCTGTGCCGCCAGCTGTTCAATCACATCGTCGACGCGCAGCAGGTTCGCCTCGGTATTCTTCAGCTTCAGTTCCGCCTCATGACGGCGCTGATAGAGGCCGGAAATCCCCGCAGCCTCTTCCAGAATGCGGCGGCGCGCCTTGGGCTTGGCGTTGATCAGCTCGGCAATCTGCCCCTGCCGGACCAGCGCCGGCGAATGCGCCCCTGTGGAGGCATCGGCAAACAGCATCTGCACATCGCGCGCCCGCACGTCCTTGCCGTTGGACTTATAGGCGCTGCCGACATCGCGGGTGATCCGGCGCACGATCTCCAAAAGGTCGCTGTCGTTGAACCCGGAGGGCGCCAGCCGTTCCGAGTTGTCGATCTGCAGGCTCACCTCGGCAAAGTTGCGCGCGGGCCGTGACGAGGTGCCGGCAAAGATCACATCTTCCATGCCGCCGCCGCGCATCGCCTTGGCGCGGGTCTCGCCCATCACCCAGCGCAATGCCTCCAGAAGATTGGATTTGCCGCAGCCGTTTGGACCCACAACCCCGGTCAGCCCATCGGCAATGACCAGTTCGGTAGGATCAACAAAGCTTTTGAAGCCGTTCAGCCTGAGCTTGGAAAACCGCAAAGCTGCCCCTTCGTGATTCCGTATCGAGAAAGTTCAGCGGGTCTTATCGCGTGTGTCAACGCTCCGCACCCCCAAATCGGGGCAGGAACGTTTCAATTCACACTATATCTTGTGGATAACCTGCAAGATCCGGCGGTGTTTTGCCAAGCCGGAGCCGTTTGGCAGTCAGACAGACCGCAACAACCGTCCCAGCCGGGCGATCCCGTCCTCAATCGCTGCATGGTTGGAGTTGGAAAAGCTCAGCCGGATCGTGTTCTGGCCGCTGCCATCGGCAAAAAACGCCTGCCCGGGAACAAAGGCCACCTTCTCCGTCTCCAGCGACCGTGCCAGCAGGTCCGCCCCGTTCATGCCTTCCGGCAACGTCACCCAGACAAACATTCCGCCCTCAGGCCGGGTCCAATCCACGCCTTCCGGCATGTGTTCCTCCAGGGCCGCCAGCATCACATCCCGGCGGCGCTGATAGACAGCGCGCAGCTGCTCCACGTGTGCGTCGAAACAGGTTTCTGCAACGCCATGCACCGCCATCTGGTTGATGGTCGACGTGTGCAGGTCCGCCGCCTGCTTCAGCAGCACCATCTGCGAGATCACCGGCTTTGCCGCTACCGCCCAGCCGATCCGCAGCCCGGGCGCCAACGTCTTGCTGAAGGTGCCGCAATAGACCGTCCGGCAGTCCTCGATCGAGCCCTTCTGCTCCAGTTCCAGCGCCAGCACCGGCGGCACCGGCTCGCCGTCAAAGCGCAGCGACTGATAGGCGGCGTCCTCAATAATGGCACAGTCCAGCGTGTCCGCCAGTTCTAGCAGCCGCAGCCGCCCGGTGCGATCCAGCGTTTCCCCGGTCGGGTTGGCAAAGTCCGGCGACAGATAGGCAAATTTCACCGCACTTCCCGCCGCAGCCGCGCCCTCGGCATAGCTTTCCGCCGTTCGGTTGCCTTTCAGCGACAACCGGTCATACCGCGGTTCATAGGCGTTGAAAGCCGCCAGCGCCCCAAGGTACGTCGGCCAGCCCACCAGCGCGGTGTCGCCCGGCGACAGAAACAGCTTGCCCAGGTAGTCCAGAGCCTGCTGGGAGCCGGAGGTGATCAGCACATTCTCCGCCTCGCAGACAATCCCGATCGTCGCCATCTCCCGCACAATCCATTTGCGCAGCGGCAGGTAGCCCTCGCTCACCGAATATTGCAGCGCCAGCGCCTGACGCTCCGGCGTTAGCGCGGCCTGAAAGGCTTCGGCGAATCCATCCGCCGGAAACAACGCCGGATCCGGGATGCCGCCGGCAAAGGAGATGATGTCCGGCTGATCCAGCAGCTTCAGCAGCTCGCGGATTTCCGACGCCTTCATCCGCGCATTGCGGGTGGCAAAGATCTGGTTCAGCTGCATGCCTCTCTCCTCGCGCATGATCTAGGACCACGGTAGGAGAGTGCAAAACAAAGTCAACAAAGCTGACCTTTTGTTACAGCCATCGTGATCCCTGCCCGCCCTTGCAGCCGCCCCTTGCGCGTGGTCATATGTTTTGACCAATTCAGCAGAGCGCCAAGATGCCCTTCCAAAAAGTCCAGCCCGAGAAACTCTCCGCCTCCGTCGTCAAGCAGATCGAGCAGCTGATCCTGCGCGGTATTCTGTCGCCTGGCGAACGGCTGCCTGCTGAACGGGAACTGGCGGAACGCCTGGGCGTCTCCCGCCCCTCCTTGCGCGACGCCATCGGCGAGTTGCAGGCGCGCGGCCTGCTGGCGTCCAAGGCCGGCTCCGGCGTGTTTGTGGCGGATGTTCTGGGCTCCGCATTCTCGCCTGCCCTGATCCAGCTCTTCGCCACCCATGACGAGGCGGTGTTCGACTACCTCTCCTTCCGCCGCGACATGGAGGGCCTCGCCGCCGAACGCGCCGCCCGCTTTGGGTCCGACTATGACCTGCAGGTGATCCAGGCAATCTTTGAAAAGATGGAGGCGGCCGGCAACCCGGCGACCTCCGAGGAAGCCGCCAAGCTCGACGCCCAGTTCCACTCCGCCATCATGGACGCCAGCCACAACGTGATCATGCTGCACATGATGCGCTCGATGTTCGATCTCCTGCGCGAAGGCGTTTTCTACAACCGCCGCATCATGTTCCAGCAACACACCACCTATGAGGCACTTCTGGAACAGCACCGCGCCATAAACGCCGCCCTGCAGGCCCGAGACCCGCAGGCCGCGCGCACCGCGGTCGAGGCGCATCTGGACTATGTGAAACAGGCCCTCACCGACCACCAGCGCGCTGAGCGCAACGCCGAAGTGGCCCGGCAGCGGCTGGAGCATGAGACCGGGAAGGGATGAAACCCCACGGTGGGCAGATTGCCCGCCCTGCAACTGCGCTTACCCGGTAGGGTGGGCGATTCCGCCCACCGTGCCCGCAGCCACAACAAAAAACCCGGCCACTCGGACCGGGTTCTTTTAACTTGCCTGTATCAGCTCAAGGCTTAGTGCAGCTTGGCGTCCACATCCGCGATGGCGGCGTCGATCAGCTTGTTGGCCTCGGCGGCGGTCATCTGCTTGGAGATCACCTGATCCGCAGCCGCAACAGCAATCGAGATCGCCTGGTCGCGCACTTCCTTCACAGCCGAAGCTTCCGCCGAAGCGATCTGCTCCTCGGCAGCCGCCAGACGGCGGGCGATGGAGGTTTCCAGATCCGCCTTAGCAACGTCCGCTGCACGGGCAGCCTCGTCACGGGCGGCAACAACAATCTGATCGGCCTGGGCCTGAACTTCCTGCTGCTTGCGCTCATAAGACGCCAGGATGGTCTGGGCCTCCTCACGCAGCGCGCGGGCTTCGTCCAGTTCCTTCTGGATGGCCTCGGCACGGTTGTCCAGCTGGTTGCCCAGCAGGCCCGGCACCTTGGCCAGCAGCAGGATGCCGACGAACAGAAGGAAAGCCAGCAGAACAACGAAATCGGTGTTGCCCAGCGACAGGAACGGGCCTTCTGCCGCCAGCGCCGGGCCGGCTGCGCCAAAGGTCAGGGCAAGGGCGAGAATATTGCGCATGTCCTTATCCTTTCGTCCGCTGTGCAACTGCCGAAGCAATTGCGTCTTTGTCTGCCGAACCGCCCAGCGCGGTCACCAGCGCCTCTGCGGTTTCGGTGGCAACAGCCTTCACGCTTTCCAGCGCGCCGGCCTTGATTTCGGCGATCGCCTTTTCGGACTCGGCGGCCTTGGCAGCGATCTGCTCGTCTGCTTTGGCGATGGCCTCGTCCAGCCCGGCCTGGATTTCTGCACGGGTCTCAGCAGCGATGCGCTGAGCTTCCGCACGGGCATCCGCCAGAGCTTTGTTATATGCGTTTTCGGCCTCGACAGCCTTGGCTTTCAGGTCTTCAGCCGCGGCGAGGTCGTTGGTGATGGTCCCCTGACGCTCGGCCAGCACCGCAGAGATGCGGGGCAGCGCGACGCGCGACAGAATGAGGTAGATCACGACCAGGGCGACCACGAGCCAGAAGATCTGGTTCCCGAAGGTCGAGAAGTCCAGCTGCGGCATGCCCGGAGCAGACCCGTGCGCTGCGTCTGCGGCGCCGTGTGCTGCGTCTTGCGTATTAGATGCCATGTCGTCCTCCTTGGGAACTTGCCGTTACACCGGGCAGCGCAGGGTTTTGCCGCACTGCCCGGCCGTAAGGAAATAGGTTCCTAAGGTCTTAGACGGCGAACATCAGCAGCAGAGCGACCAGGAACGAGAAGATGCCCAGTGCTTCTGCAAACGCGATGCCGATGAACAGGGTTGCGGTCTGGCCGGCAGCTGCCGAAGGGTTGCGCAGAGCGCCTGCCAGGAAGTTGCCAGCCACGTGGCCCACACCGATTGCGGCTGCGCCGGAACCGATTGCTGCCAGGCCTGCGCCGACGAACTGACCGAGTTGTGCGATATCGCCTTCCATGATTTCTCTCCTTACGATGGAATGTGGTGATTTCTAGGGTGGGCAGGCCCAGTCCGGGCGCGCCCGCTTAGCTTTCAGATCCTGGCCTTAGTGGCTCGGGTGCAGTGCATCCTTCAGGTACACGCAGGTCAGGATGGTGAACACGTAGGCCTGGATGAAGGCCACCAGAACTTCGAGGGCGTAGACTGCGGTGATCGCGAAGATCGGCAGAAAGCTGAACAGGCCCAGGGCGCCAGCAAAGCCTGCGAACACTTTCAGAACCGCGTGGCCGGCCATCACGTTACCGGCAAGACGGATGGAGTGGCTGACAGGGCGCACGAAGTAGGAAATCAGTTCGATGATGGCCAGGATCGGGCGGAGCGCCAGCGGTGCGCTCGACACCCAGAACAGGCCCAGGAAACCGGCGCCGTTCTTGACGAAACCGACGATGGTCACGGTGAAGAACACCAGCGCCGCCAGGATCGCGGTCACAGCGATGTGCGACGTGGTAGTGAATGACATCGGGATCAGGCCCAGGAAGTTGGCCATCACGATGAACATGAACAGGGTCATGATGTAGGGGAAGAACTTGACGCCGTCCTTGCCGGCCACGTCTTCGACCATCTTGTAGATGAAGCCATAGGCCAGTTCCGCCACCGACTGGGTGCGGCCCGGCACGATGGCGCGGCGGGAGGAGCCCAGCACCAGCAGGGCGAACACCGCCAGAACCGCCAGGCCCATCCACAGGGTCACGTTGGTCGGGGTGTACCAGGAGACGTGGTCACCGCCGAACAGCGGCTTCACGATGAACTGGTCCATCGGGTGGATCGCCAGCTTTGATTCCGCCGGAGCGAAAATCAGGCCCGACACTACGACCAGTGCCAGAACTGCGAAAAAGAATATTTTGCCCATCGGTCCGCTTCTCCTGTCGCCGGCAGCCGATCCCGTCGGATCAGTCCCGGTCTTGCGCATTTTTTTCGGCCTCATCGGCCAGTTTCTTGTCCTGGATCTCCTGCGCGCTGCGAAGCATCGTCTTCACCCCGGCCGCAAGACCCAGCAATACAAACAGCACCATGAATATCGGGAGCGTGCCAAACAGCAGGTCGAGCCCGTATCCGATGCCAAAGCCGATCGCGAGACCGGCCACCAATTCGATCACCATCCGCCAGGCCATATTGGCCATCGAATAATGCTCATCCGCGCGCGGCTTGGGCTCCTGGGCCTTACGCGCCGCTGCCAGCTTCTCCTCCAGCTGCGCCATGCGCTGCTTTTGGTCGTCGTTGGTCACGGGCGCCATCCTCACGCGAAATTCTGTGAAGGGTGCTAAGGCCAAGGGGCTGAGGAGTCAATTACAAGGATTGAAGATTAAAATTCGACCCAAGCCGCTGAAAACAAACGGACAAAACTGCAACAGATCAGGCCGCGCCGCCTTGCCGCAGGCGCCGGTAGCGCAAAACCGCCCCGGATTCCATATTCAACCGAAAGGTTGATATTAACGGACGGGCCGCCGCGGCATCCGAAAGCGCACGATCCGCCCGTCGATCAGCAGCAGCCCCACCAGGATCGCCGCCATGCCCCACAGATGCTCCGCCAGCAGCTGCTCCTTCAGGATATAGGTGCCCAGGAACAAGGCTGAGACCGGCGCGATCAGCGTTGGCAGGGTGATGTTTGTCGGCCCCACCTTGGGCAGCACCCAGTAAAATGCGATGAAGGCCGCCGAGGTCAGAACAAAGCCGATCACGAACAGGGAGGCCCAGGTCTCCATCCGTGTGACATGCGGCAGCCCTTCGCTCCAGATGGCCAGCGGCGCAATCGCGGCGGTGGCGCCGGTCAGCGCAATCGCCACCAGCACTACTGGCTCCATATCCCGGAAGCTGCGCGCGAAGTTGACTGAGAAGGCATAGCACAGCGGCGCGCACAGGGTGATCAGCACCGCCCAGGCCTCCGACGACTGGCCGCCCTGCAGCAGCGGCAGAGACAGCAGCACGATGCCAAGGAAGCCGCACAGCACCCCCAGCGACTTCAAAAGCGTCGCCCGCTCGCCGCTGGGCCAGAAATGCGAGACAACAACCGCCATCGCCGGGGTTGTGGCGTTGACGATCCCGGCCACGCCGCTGGCGATATGCTGCTGGCCCAGCGCATAGAATGCAAAAGGGCCGGCATAGCTGAGCACGCCGAAGCCGAACAGCGCCAGCCATCGCCCCGGCGCCGCGGGCACAGGCTTGCGCGCCGCCAGCACATAGATCCAACAGCCCAGCGCGCCAAACCCCACCCGCCCCATCGAGACGGACAGCGGCCCCAGCTCGCGCAGAAGGATGGCGTTGAACATGAACGACATGCCCCAGCCAATGCCAAGGATGAAAATCACCAGCCAGTATTTCAATGCCATGCCATCAATCCCCGTGCGCCTGAAAGGCGCTACCATGACGGCTCAGGACCGATTGTCAAACCCCCGGGCTGTGGATAGGAGTGAAGGCATGAGCGATCCCCTCGACATTGTCTTTGCAGCCCTGGCCGACCCGACCCGCCGGGCGATCCTTACCATGCTTCTGGAGGACGACATGGCGGTGACCGATGTGGCGGAGCCATTCGAGATGTCGCTGGCGGCCATTTCCAAGCACCTGACGATCCTGACCAGGGCAGGGCTGATCGCGCAGGAGAAGCGCGGCCGGGTGAAATGGTGCAAGCTGCAACCCGACGCCATGCGCGGGGCATCGGTCTGGATGCAGGGGTTCGGCCAGTTCGAACCGGTGAACCTGGATGCGTTCGAGCGCTTCCTGGAAGCGGAGCTCAACGCCGGAGATCCCCAGCCAGAAGGCTAGCGCACGACAAACACCGAGGCTTTGGAATGACGCACCAGATACCCGGCATGGGAGGTTGTGATATAATCCAAGAGCCGCGGCGCATGGCTGCCTGCGATCACCAGGTCGGCGCCTGTTTCGTCGACCGTGCGGGCCAGAATGCCGTCCACCTCCGCCGCGACGTCGTTCGAGTGGACCGTGATGCCCTCAACTTTGACCCCGTCGGCTTGCCCGGCAATCTTGCCTTCTATCTTTTTGGCCAGCGAGGTGATGACCTCCTCTGCCGCGTCGTCGTTGTAGGTCTCCCCGGAAGTGCCGCCGGACACGTTGACCAAGGTCATGCGCGCCCCTTCGATCCGGGCCATCTCCATCGCCACGTCCAGTGCCTTGGACACCGGGTCAGGCAGTCTCAGGTCCACCGGGACCAAGATGTGTTTGAACATGTCACGCTCCTCGTTACCTGAGCGCGTTTCCAGCGACTGTCATGGTATCCGGGCCAGCCGCGGGCGCCTTGACCTCCATCAAGCGCCGCCGCCGGGGCCGCAGCGGTCACGCAGGCTGCCGCTCCCGCACACCCTCCAGCAGCATCACCAGCGCCACCACCGACATCGCCACCCCGATCAGCACCATGCCCGGCGGCATGCCGCGGCCCAGCGCGATCTCCCACAGGATCACCCAGCTGGGGGTGAGGTATGTATAGGCCATCACCTTGGCCGATGGCAGCCGCAGCGTTGCGTATTGCAGCAGCACAAAGGTGGCCGAGCTGGCACAGACCGCGAGGTAGAACAGACCGATCCACACGATGCCGGGCAGCTGCATCCAGTCTGTGGCCAGAATGTCCCGCCAGCCGAAGGCAGCCAGCAGCGCACCGCCTGCCAGCAGCATTCCGAAGGTAAAGACCACGGCCGGCTCGCCCCGGTTCAGCTTGCGCACCATCGGCGTATAGATGGCATGCAGCACGCAGCCCCAGAAGTAGATGATCTCGCCCTGGCCGATCTCAAACGCCGCCAGCGCGCCCAGGTCGCCGCGCACGATCACCCAGACCGCCCCGGCCGCGCCCAACGCCAGCGCCAGCGCCATCCAAGGGGTGGTGATCTGGCGCAGCAGCAGCCAGCCGAACAGCGCACTCATCACCGGCACCAGCGTGAACACCGCCGCGGCGCTGACCGGCGCTGCGGTTTGCAGCCCATAAAACATCAGCACGAAATAGCCGCCGAACAGCCCGCCCAGCACCGCAAACCGCCAGGGCGCGCGGAAATGGACGCGCCGCAGCCCGGTGGTGGCCAGCGCCGCCGCGCCGATGACAACAGCGGCAATGCCAAAGCGCGCCGCGTTCAGCGCCGCGGGCGCGATCTCATTCGCCACCATGACGCCCAGCGAAAACGACCCCGCCACCAGCGCCGAGAACGTCAG is a genomic window of Leisingera caerulea DSM 24564 containing:
- a CDS encoding DMT family transporter, which produces MSEELRGHLAMLTFSALVAGSFSLGVMVANEIAPAALNAARFGIAAVVIGAAALATTGLRRVHFRAPWRFAVLGGLFGGYFVLMFYGLQTAAPVSAAAVFTLVPVMSALFGWLLLRQITTPWMALALALGAAGAVWVIVRGDLGALAAFEIGQGEIIYFWGCVLHAIYTPMVRKLNRGEPAVVFTFGMLLAGGALLAAFGWRDILATDWMQLPGIVWIGLFYLAVCASSATFVLLQYATLRLPSAKVMAYTYLTPSWVILWEIALGRGMPPGMVLIGVAMSVVALVMLLEGVRERQPA